Below is a window of Desulfomicrobium apsheronum DNA.
ATCAATTCCGGCGGGAGTCCGGGCTTGGGAACGGGCGCTAGGCCGCTGCCGCCGGCGGACAGCAAAATGGTCGAAAATGGTACGGTGCCGAAAAACCAGACTGAGACGCTGCGCAAGGCTGGAGACAATGCATTTTGTCAAATTTGTGAGGTAAACAAGCATTCAGTCAAGCACTGTTTGTATAACAACGAAAATTTCCACGATGAAAATGAATTAACACGCCAAGAATATTATTATGAAATAAATGAAGAATATAAAATTTCTAAACTTGCAAACATAATGACTGAAGGATCTGGACTATTGCATCCTGGAGGGTCATTTTCATTGTCAGGTATAATCAGAATTGAATCAAAATATCCAGCAAGACTATTTATTTCAAGTGAAGGATACACTGCTATTGAAAATATAGCTGACTCTGTAAATTTTTGGGCAAAAGCGCGAATTGAAAAAAATGGTGTTATTATTGAAGAGAAATCTCTTAAGCTCAATGCAGATGGTTATATCAGGTCGTTACCTCACAGGTCTCACATCATCGGTGAAGCAATATTCATCCTTCCAAAACCAAAAGATGGGATAGCGCTGAATTTGATATTAACTGGATCTTATTTTGCGAAAATAGGTGAAAGTACTAGCGTTCCATCAATGTTTGTTTCTGGTATTCAGCATGTTAAAGCTGAAAAGTCATTTGAAATAAAGCTCATGAGATAGGGACGCGATGAATATAATAATATTATGTATTATAACGTATTTTATCTTATTATTTCCAGTATATGCAGATGATGAAGTTTTTCGAAAGGCCCATGAGGTTTTGATTTCAACAGGAAGTGAAACAAAAAATATTGGCAAGGCAATAGAGATATTGTCTGATGGCCTGTCGAAAAATCCATGTGATAGTAATCTGCTCAGACTGCGCGCG
It encodes the following:
- a CDS encoding bacteriophage T4 gp5 trimerisation domain-containing protein codes for the protein IEDKKGQEEIYVHAEKDVNVYVKNDWKEHILHDQHRTVDNFSYSLVKGEDQQTVELNRKIELLSDDHLTVRGSSHRRFGDKWLLDAGNEIHAQAGRKTVIEADAELTIKAGGGFIRIDPSGVYVGGTKVKINSGGSPGLGTGARPLPPADSKMVENGTVPKNQTETLRKAGDNAFCQICEVNKHSVKHCLYNNENFHDENELTRQEYYYEINEEYKISKLANIMTEGSGLLHPGGSFSLSGIIRIESKYPARLFISSEGYTAIENIADSVNFWAKARIEKNGVIIEEKSLKLNADGYIRSLPHRSHIIGEAIFILPKPKDGIALNLILTGSYFAKIGESTSVPSMFVSGIQHVKAEKSFEIKLMR